From one Pararge aegeria chromosome 21, ilParAegt1.1, whole genome shotgun sequence genomic stretch:
- the LOC120633432 gene encoding uncharacterized protein LOC120633432: protein MVSLPPGTIRNYNLQLQNESPFMFTILNLTNTITNLLLGAVAMNAFVYANLLSSPKSLIVSQHIYLCVFGYIILMVQAIHSVNINTGWARAFSCNNKRAVHYILQIIGSILGITGCLRMILTKGPHQNFSNFHSIFGYIAMIFTILSLIGGVVNLYSTKISINNKFIRIAHAILGSLTIVFAFLSMASFPITEEISKKKHLGNTNHNLFIALTIISLILILASPIMNVRRMLA, encoded by the exons ATGGTGTCTTTACCTCCGGGAACAATTAGgaattacaatttacaattacaAAACGAATCTCCATTTATGTTCACGATTCTTAACTTGACGAACACAATAACAAATCTTTTACTTGGTGCAGTGGCAATGAATGCATTTGTTTACGCTAATTTATTGTCCTCACcaaaaagtttaattgtttcacaacatatttatttatgtgtatttggG TACATTATTCTAATGGTCCAAGCCATACATAGCGTCAACATAAACACAGGTTGGGCCCGAGCTTTTAGTTGCAACAACAAGAGAGCTGTGCACTACATTCTGCAGATAATCGGTTCCATCCTAGGCATAACGGGTTGTCTCAGAATGATATTAACGAAGGGACCGCATCAAAACTTCagtaattttcatagtatattcg GTTACATTGCGATGATATTCACGATCCTAAGCCTGATCGGCGGAGTCGTCAACTTATATTCAACAAAAATTtccataaacaataagtttattaGAATTGCCCACGCTATACTCGGCAGTTTAACAATAGTGTTTGCATTTTTGTCTATGGCATCATTTCCAATTACTGAAgagatttctaaaaaaaagcatttaggTAACACAAATCATAATTTATTCATAGCTCTTACTATTatatcattaatattaattttagcttCACCAATTATGAATGTACGTAGGATGTTAGCGTAG